The following DNA comes from Mycobacterium sp. MS1601.
CGCTACGACGTGGCGACCACGCCGCGGCTGCTCCAGATCTCGCAGCCGGAAGGGGTCCACGATCACCGGCCGCGCAGTGACGTCTCCGCCACGCTGGCCGGCCTGGTGGCAGTGCGCAGTGTCGACGCCGACACGTTCGAGGTCCATCCGGAAACCGGCGCCGTCACCATCGCCACTCCGGACGATCCGCTGGGTGGTGAGGTGTTCGACACCGAGGAGTTCCGGATGTCGGCTCAGGCGCAACGCACCGAAGACGACGATCAATCTACGAAAGACGTTACCGCTCACTAGCTCTCACTGCGCGGCGTCGAGCAGCTCGTCCAGCGATTCCTGCAGCAGTGAGGGGAACACGTCCACGTCACTCATGGCGTCGCGGTCGGCGTTGATACCGAAGTACAGCATGCCCAGGTACGACGTCACACCGATGGCGAGCACCTGGTTGGTCAGCAACGGCGGCACCGCGTAGGTCTCGAGCAGTTTGGTGCCGGCGATGTACATCTGCGATTGCGCTCCCGGCACGTTGGTGATCAACAGGTTGAACTGCCGCGCCGAGAAACCCGACGCCACCCTGATTCCCATGGCGTGCAGCGTGGGCGGTGCAAATCCGGACAGGGTGACGATGGTGCGGGCGTCCACCAGACTTGCTGCGGTGGAATGAGATTCGGTGGCATGCGCGATCTGTGACAGTCGCACAACGGCATTGCCCTCGCCTACCGGCAGATCCACCAGGAAGGGCGCCACTTCGCTGATCGCCTGCCCCGGTCCCGCGCTGGAGTCCAGATCGGCGTCGGTGTACACCGACATCGGTGCCATGGCCCGCACAGCCGATGTCGGCTTGACCGGTTCCCCGCGCGACAGCAGCCAGTTGCGCAGCGCGCCCGCGATGACCGCCAGCACCACGTCGTTGACATCGCAGTCGTAGCGAGCCCGTAGGTGCCGGTAGTCCTCGAGTTTGCCACTGGCCACCGCGAACCGGCGGTTGCGCGACACGGTGGTGTTCAACGGGCTGCTCGGTGCCGTCCCCCGCGCCACGGTGCGGGCAATGTCCAACGCCCGTCGACCGGCTTCGACCAACTCCCCCGAATTGGTCACCATGCCCGCCACCGCGGACTGCACCGCCTGCACCTGCTGATGCGGCCGCGACACCCAATCCCCGATCGCCCCGATCACCAGCCCTGCGGTGCCCGGCTCACGGGCCGGAATCCAGATGTCCTCGCCGAACGTGGGCGGTTTCTGGGTGCGATCAGCGATCACGTGTCCGATCTCCAACGCCGTCATCCCGTTCACCAGAGCCTGGTGTGACCGCGTGTAGATGGCCACCCGGTTCTTGGTCAGACCTTCGACCAGATACATCTCCCACAACGGCCGGGACTTGTCCAAGGGGCGGGATCCCAACCTGGCCACCAGGTCGTGCAACTGGGCGTCGCTGCCCGGGGACGGCAGCGCCGACCGTCGGACGTGGTAGGTGATGTCGAAGTCGCGGTCGTCGATCCAGACCGGACGTCCGAGCCCCCAGGTGACCTCGCGCACCTTCTGCCGGTAACGCGGGATCTGCGGCAACCGCTGCTCGACGGTGGCCAGCAGCGTCTCATAGCTCAGCCCGGCTCGGGGCTTACGCAGGATCGACAGGGTGCCGACGTACATCGGCGTCGAGGTGTTCTCCAACCGATAGAACGACGCATCCGACGCCGACAACCTCGCCACCACCTCAGCGCTCCCCCTCGCGTCAATGGACAGCACAACGGTAACCGGCGACCCTGTGGGTGCGCATTGCGGGTGCACACAGGATTTCGGTGGCTATGCCATGATCAGCGTGGCTGCCACTCTCCAGCAGGCCGAGTCCTTTGCGTCACGCCCCTGGAGGTCGAGCATGTCCACGTCCCCTGTCACCCGGGTCGTCGATTACGAGCCACCCGCGCGGCTGCAGTCAACCAAGCCGGTGCGGCCGCCGGACACCGCCCCGGACCGGGAACGCCATTTACGCGTCGTGCGTACGGCATCACCGCCGCGCCGGGCGGCATCGGCATTCACCGACGCGGCGTTGCGCACCGTCTTGGAGGTCATCGATCAGCGTCGCCCGGCGGCACAGCTGCGCCCCCTGCTGGCCGGTGGTCTGGCCGACACGGTTGTGACGCTGCGCGCCCAGAACCGCACCACGGCCGTACTGCGGCGCGTCAGACTACAGGCAGCAGACGACCACGAAACAGCGTTTGAGGTAGCGGCCGTCTACTCACGCGGACCACGGTCGCACGCCATCGCCGGACGGGTGGAGCTCACCTCGACGCCGCGCGGACTGCGTTGGCAGCTGTCCGCGCTTCACATCGGGTGAGTGTCAGGCCCTGCGTGATTTGGCCGCGCGCCGGGCGGCCTCGCGGCGTTCCTTGCGCGTGGCACCTTCTGCCGCGACGGCAGCACCGTCACCGTCACGACGCTTGACCTCGGCACTGCCGTCCTCCGACGGTCCGGTGTAGGTCAGCGGGGGCGCCTTGTCCTCGATGCCCTTGGCGCGTACCGCGGCAGGCGCGGGAGCGTCCTGCTTACGCGCCGCAGCCGCGGCGGCGAACTCGGCCAGCCCCTCGGGGGCGGCCTGGGTGGCGACCGCAGGCGTCGCGGCAGGCGCAGCTTCCACCTGCACGTTGAACAGGAAACCCACCGACTCTTCCTTGAGCGCGTCGAGCATGCCTCGGAACATGTCGTAACCCTCGCGCTGGTACTCGACCACCGGGTCACGCTGTGCCATCGCGCGTAGGCCGATGCCCTCACGCAGGTAGTCCATCTCGTAGAGATGCTCGCGCCACTTGCGGTCCAGCACGTTGAGCAGGACGTTGCGTTCGAGCTGGCGCATGGCACCAGCGCCCGCGATCTCTTCCAACTGGGCTTCCCGTGCGGCGTAAGCCTTTTCGGCGTCCTCGATCAGCGCCGCCAGCAACTGGTCGCGGGTCAGCTCGCCGGCCTCACCGAACAGATCGCTGTCGATCAGGTCGTGATGATCGATGCCGACCGGATAGAGCGTCTTGAGCGCGTCCCACAGCTTCTCCAGATCCCAGTCCTCGGAGTAGCCCTCGGCGGTGGCGCCGTCGACGTAGGCGGTGATGACGTCGACCAGCATCTGGTGCGCCTGCGCCTGCAGGCTCTCGCCTTCGAGCACCATCTTGCGCTCGGCGTAGATCACCTTGCGCTGCTGGTTCATCACCTCGTCGTACTTGAGGACGTTCTTGCGGACCTCGAAGTTCTGCTGCTCCACCTGGGTTTGTGCGCTCTTGATGGCGCGGGTGACCATCTTGGCCTCGATCGGCACGTCCTCGGGCAGGTTCAGCCGGGTCAGCAGCGACTCGAGCGTGGCGCCGTTGAAGCGTCGCATCAGCTCGTCACCCAGGGACAGGTAGAACCGCGACTCACCGGGATCACCCTGACGACCGGCACGACCACGCAGCTGGTTGTCGATGCGTCGCGATTCGTGACGCTCGGTGCCCAGCACGTACAGCCCGCCCACCGCGCGGACGTCCTCGGCCTCGGCCTCGGCCTCGCTCTTGATCTTGGTCAACGTGTCATCCCACGCGGCTTCGTACTCTTCCGGGGTTTCCACCGGGTCGAGACCCTGCTCGCGCAGTCGCTTGTCCGCCAGGAAATCCACGTTGCCGCCGAGAACGATGTCGGTGCCGCGGCCGGCCATGTTGGTGGCGACGGTGATGGCGCCCAGGCGGCCCGCCTCGGCGATGATGTTCGCCTCCTGCTCGTGGTACTTCGCGTTGAGCACGTTGTGCGGGATCTTGCGCTTGGTGAACTGCCGCGACAGGTACTCCGAGCGCTCCACGCTGGTGGTACCGATCAGGACCGGCTGCCCCTTCTCGTAGCGCTCTGCCACGTCGTCGACGACGGCGATGTACTTGGCTTCCTCGGTCTTGTAGATCAGGTCGGACTGGTCCTGACGCACCATGTCGCGGTTGGTCGGAATGGTCACGACGCCGAGCTTGTAGATCTCGTGCAGCTCGGCGGCCTCGGTCTCGGCCGTACCCGTCATACCGGAGAGCTTGTCGTAGAGCCGGAAGTAGTTCTGCAGCGTGATGGTGGCCAGCGTCTGGTTCTCGGCCTTGATCTCGACGCGCTCCTTGGCCTCGATGGCCTGGTGCATGCCCTCGTTGTAGCGCCGGCCCACCAGCACGCGGCCGGTGAACTCGTCGACGATGATGACCTCACCGTTGCGGACGATGTAGTCCTTGTCGCGGGTGAACAGCTCCTTGGCCTTCAACGCGTTGTTGAGGTGGCTGATCAGCGGCGAGTTGGCCGATTCGTAGAGGTTGTCGATGCCCAGCTGATCCTCGACGAACTCGACGCCCAGCTCGTGCACGCCGACGGTGCGCTTGCGGATGTCCACCTCGTAGTGGACGTCCTTCTCCATCAGCGGCGCGATCCGGGCGAACTCGGTGTACCAGTTGGAGGCGCCGTCGGCGGGGCCGGAGATGATCAGCGGGGTACGCGCTTCGTCGATCAGGATGGAGTCCACTTCGTCGACGATCGCGAAGTTGTGGCCACGCTGCACCAGGTCGTCGAGGCTGTGCGCCATGTTGTCGCGAAGGTAGTCGAACCCGAACTCGTTGTTGGTGCCGTACGTGATGTCGGCGGCGTACGCCACTCGACGTTCGGCAGGAGTGAGGCCGGACAGGATGACACCCACGTTGAGGCCGAGGAAACGGTGCACCCGGCCCATCCACTCGGCGTCACGTTTGGCCAGGTAGTCGTTGACGGTGACGACGTGCACGCCCTTGCCGGACAGCGCGTTGAGGTACGACGGCAGAACCGCGGTCAGCGTCTTGCCCTCACCGGTGCGCATCTCGGCCACGTTTCCGAAGTGCAGCGCGGCTCCGCCCATCACCTGGACGTCGAAGTGCCGCTGCGACAGCACCCGCCACGCAGCTTCACGGGCCACGGCGAAGGCTTCGGGCAGCAGTTCGTCCAGGCTCTCGCCCTTGTCGATGCGCGATTTGAACTCGTCGGTCTTGGCACGCAATTCCGCGTCGGTGAGCTTCTCGACGTCGTCGGAGAGGGTGCCCACGTAGTCGGCCACACCTTTGAGGCGTTTGACCATGCGACCTTCGCCGAGGCGCAGCAGCTTCTGCAGCACTGATATATCCCCTACCGGATTGGAGTCTTAGCGCAGTCCATCGTAGGTGACGCCGCTGGCAGCCCTAGAGGCCCAACACCAACGTGGGTGGGATCCCCTCGTCGAGGATCCCACCCACGGGCGGTTATGTCGGGACGATCAGCCCAGACGGATCAGTCCGTAGTCGTAGGCGTGCCTGCGGTACACCACCGTGGGCCGATCGGTCTCCTTGTCGTGGAAGAGGAAGAAGT
Coding sequences within:
- a CDS encoding WS/DGAT/MGAT family O-acyltransferase, with the protein product MVARLSASDASFYRLENTSTPMYVGTLSILRKPRAGLSYETLLATVEQRLPQIPRYRQKVREVTWGLGRPVWIDDRDFDITYHVRRSALPSPGSDAQLHDLVARLGSRPLDKSRPLWEMYLVEGLTKNRVAIYTRSHQALVNGMTALEIGHVIADRTQKPPTFGEDIWIPAREPGTAGLVIGAIGDWVSRPHQQVQAVQSAVAGMVTNSGELVEAGRRALDIARTVARGTAPSSPLNTTVSRNRRFAVASGKLEDYRHLRARYDCDVNDVVLAVIAGALRNWLLSRGEPVKPTSAVRAMAPMSVYTDADLDSSAGPGQAISEVAPFLVDLPVGEGNAVVRLSQIAHATESHSTAASLVDARTIVTLSGFAPPTLHAMGIRVASGFSARQFNLLITNVPGAQSQMYIAGTKLLETYAVPPLLTNQVLAIGVTSYLGMLYFGINADRDAMSDVDVFPSLLQESLDELLDAAQ
- a CDS encoding Rv3235 family protein, giving the protein MSTSPVTRVVDYEPPARLQSTKPVRPPDTAPDRERHLRVVRTASPPRRAASAFTDAALRTVLEVIDQRRPAAQLRPLLAGGLADTVVTLRAQNRTTAVLRRVRLQAADDHETAFEVAAVYSRGPRSHAIAGRVELTSTPRGLRWQLSALHIG
- the secA gene encoding preprotein translocase subunit SecA; translated protein: MLQKLLRLGEGRMVKRLKGVADYVGTLSDDVEKLTDAELRAKTDEFKSRIDKGESLDELLPEAFAVAREAAWRVLSQRHFDVQVMGGAALHFGNVAEMRTGEGKTLTAVLPSYLNALSGKGVHVVTVNDYLAKRDAEWMGRVHRFLGLNVGVILSGLTPAERRVAYAADITYGTNNEFGFDYLRDNMAHSLDDLVQRGHNFAIVDEVDSILIDEARTPLIISGPADGASNWYTEFARIAPLMEKDVHYEVDIRKRTVGVHELGVEFVEDQLGIDNLYESANSPLISHLNNALKAKELFTRDKDYIVRNGEVIIVDEFTGRVLVGRRYNEGMHQAIEAKERVEIKAENQTLATITLQNYFRLYDKLSGMTGTAETEAAELHEIYKLGVVTIPTNRDMVRQDQSDLIYKTEEAKYIAVVDDVAERYEKGQPVLIGTTSVERSEYLSRQFTKRKIPHNVLNAKYHEQEANIIAEAGRLGAITVATNMAGRGTDIVLGGNVDFLADKRLREQGLDPVETPEEYEAAWDDTLTKIKSEAEAEAEDVRAVGGLYVLGTERHESRRIDNQLRGRAGRQGDPGESRFYLSLGDELMRRFNGATLESLLTRLNLPEDVPIEAKMVTRAIKSAQTQVEQQNFEVRKNVLKYDEVMNQQRKVIYAERKMVLEGESLQAQAHQMLVDVITAYVDGATAEGYSEDWDLEKLWDALKTLYPVGIDHHDLIDSDLFGEAGELTRDQLLAALIEDAEKAYAAREAQLEEIAGAGAMRQLERNVLLNVLDRKWREHLYEMDYLREGIGLRAMAQRDPVVEYQREGYDMFRGMLDALKEESVGFLFNVQVEAAPAATPAVATQAAPEGLAEFAAAAAARKQDAPAPAAVRAKGIEDKAPPLTYTGPSEDGSAEVKRRDGDGAAVAAEGATRKERREAARRAAKSRRA